In Erythrobacter sp. F6033, a single genomic region encodes these proteins:
- the tkt gene encoding transketolase gives MTIDTSRLQNMANAIRALSMDAVQAANSGHPGMPMGMADVATILFQNHLKFDPSRPDWADRDRFVLSAGHGSMLIYSLLHLSGYARPTMDDIRNFRQIGSPCAGHPENFLLEGVECTTGPLGQGIAMAVGMAMAERNLNATFGDDVVDHRTWVIAGDGCLMEGVNHEAIGLAGHLHLGRLNVLWDDNNITIDGPADLSTSEDIRSRYEATGWHVVSCDGHDFDDIERAINEAKADSRPSLIACKTVIGKGAPTKQGTSATHGAPLGDAEIAGAREALGWSAAPFEVPSDILNDWRATGEKGSDAHGAWEARLMGSPHKGEFERRMSGELPETDVLEQHIADLIADPQGVASRKASEMALAVINPAMPETIGGSADLTGSNNTKAGGIEGFTADNYGGRYVYYGIREFGMAAAMNGMALHGGVIPYGGTFLVFTDYARGAIRLSALQKARAIYVMTHDSIGLGEDGPTHQPVEHLASLRAMPNLLVMRPADAVETAECWQVALQQADRPTILALSRQGLPQVRLTDAGENLSAKGAYRLKAAEATRKVVILATGAEIGVAMESAKALEEAGIGTDVVSMVCTELFDEQDDAYRADLLPSDAVIVSIEAASTFGWQRYTGTDGLNIGIDSFGASAPAKDLFAHFGFTAEAIVPQIHNKLND, from the coding sequence ATGACGATTGATACCTCGCGCTTGCAAAATATGGCCAACGCCATTCGAGCGCTTTCGATGGATGCTGTGCAAGCAGCAAATTCGGGCCACCCTGGAATGCCGATGGGTATGGCGGACGTGGCCACCATTCTGTTCCAGAACCATTTGAAGTTTGATCCGTCACGCCCCGATTGGGCGGACCGCGATCGTTTTGTCTTGTCCGCAGGGCACGGCTCAATGCTCATCTACAGCCTGCTGCATCTCAGCGGTTATGCGCGTCCGACGATGGATGATATTCGCAATTTCCGCCAGATCGGCAGCCCCTGTGCCGGGCACCCAGAGAATTTTCTGCTTGAAGGTGTCGAGTGCACAACTGGTCCCTTGGGTCAGGGGATTGCGATGGCGGTTGGCATGGCCATGGCGGAACGCAATCTGAATGCGACGTTTGGCGATGATGTGGTTGATCACCGCACATGGGTGATCGCGGGTGACGGTTGCCTTATGGAAGGTGTGAACCACGAAGCCATCGGGCTTGCAGGCCACCTCCATCTCGGACGTCTCAATGTCCTTTGGGATGACAATAACATCACCATTGATGGCCCAGCTGACCTGTCGACCAGCGAAGATATTAGATCACGCTACGAAGCGACCGGCTGGCATGTTGTCAGCTGTGATGGACACGATTTTGACGATATCGAACGTGCTATCAACGAAGCCAAAGCCGACAGTCGGCCGTCGCTGATCGCGTGCAAGACCGTTATCGGCAAGGGCGCCCCGACTAAGCAGGGCACCAGCGCTACTCACGGTGCGCCATTGGGCGATGCAGAAATCGCGGGCGCTCGTGAAGCATTGGGCTGGAGCGCGGCACCGTTTGAAGTGCCATCTGATATTCTGAACGATTGGCGTGCAACAGGCGAGAAGGGCAGCGATGCTCATGGGGCCTGGGAAGCGCGATTGATGGGATCACCTCACAAAGGCGAATTTGAACGGCGCATGTCAGGCGAATTGCCTGAAACCGATGTCCTTGAGCAGCATATTGCTGATTTGATCGCCGATCCTCAGGGCGTGGCAAGCCGTAAAGCAAGCGAAATGGCACTTGCGGTCATTAACCCTGCGATGCCCGAAACGATTGGCGGCAGCGCCGATTTGACCGGATCGAACAATACCAAAGCAGGCGGTATCGAAGGCTTCACCGCCGATAATTACGGCGGGCGCTATGTCTATTACGGCATCCGCGAATTTGGCATGGCCGCCGCGATGAACGGCATGGCGCTGCATGGCGGCGTGATACCTTATGGCGGCACGTTCTTGGTCTTCACCGACTATGCACGGGGCGCGATCCGACTTTCGGCTCTGCAAAAGGCCCGCGCTATCTATGTGATGACGCATGACAGCATCGGCCTTGGCGAAGACGGTCCAACACACCAGCCGGTGGAGCATCTGGCCTCGCTGCGTGCGATGCCGAACCTGCTCGTGATGCGTCCAGCCGATGCGGTTGAAACCGCAGAGTGTTGGCAGGTTGCGTTGCAACAGGCGGACCGCCCGACAATCCTTGCGCTTTCGCGCCAAGGATTGCCTCAAGTGCGTCTGACGGATGCTGGCGAAAACCTTTCTGCAAAGGGCGCCTACCGCCTGAAAGCTGCAGAGGCGACACGCAAGGTTGTGATCCTCGCCACCGGCGCGGAAATCGGTGTGGCGATGGAAAGTGCAAAAGCGCTTGAAGAAGCGGGCATCGGCACCGACGTTGTGTCTATGGTTTGCACCGAGCTATTTGACGAGCAGGATGACGCTTACCGCGCCGATCTGCTGCCTTCGGATGCGGTCATCGTCTCTATCGAGGCCGCCAGCACTTTCGGTTGGCAACGTTACACCGGTACGGACGGTCTGAATATCGGCATCGACAGCTTCGGCGCGTCGGCACCGGCGAAAGACCTGTTCGCCCATTTCGGTTTCACTGCGGAGGCGATTGTCCCGCAAATTCACAACAAATTGAACGACTAA